One stretch of Manis pentadactyla isolate mManPen7 chromosome 10, mManPen7.hap1, whole genome shotgun sequence DNA includes these proteins:
- the TMEM219 gene encoding insulin-like growth factor-binding protein 3 receptor isoform X1, whose product MGSGQAGHNLHLCLAHHPPLVCATLILLLLGFSGLGLGGFLLTHRTGLRSPDIPQDWVSFLRSFGQLTLCPVNGTVTGKWHGSHVVGLLTTLNFGDGPDRNKTQTFQAMVLGSQMGLKGSPAGELVLITARVTTEKTPGTCLYFSSVLGILPSSQPPISCSEEGAGNATLSPRMAEECIRVWSHEGLVLTKLLTSEELALCGSRLLILGSFLLLFCGLLCCLTAVCFHPRRESHWSRTRL is encoded by the exons ATGGGCAGCGGCCAGGCAGGGCACAACCTGCATCTCTGTCTGGCCCACCACCCACCTCTGGTCTGTGCCACTTTGATCCTGCTGCTGCTTGGCTTTTCTGGCCTGGGCCTTGgtggcttcctcctcacccacagGACTGGCCTGCGCAGCCCTGACATCCCCCAG GATTGGGTCTCCTTCTTGAGATCTTTTGGCCAGCTGACCCTCTGCCCCGTGAATGGGACAGTCACAGGGAAGTGGCATGGGTCTCACGTCGTGGGCTTACTGACCACCTTGAACTTCGGAGATGGTCCAGACAGGAATAAGACCCAGACATTCCAAGCCATGGTCCTGGGTAGTCAGATGGGATTGAAAG GATCTCCTGCAGGAGAGCTGGTCCTTATTACAGCCAGGGTGACCACAGAAAAGACCCCAGGAACCTGTCTATATTTTAGTTCTGTTCTAGGAATCCTGCCGTCAAGCCAACCACCCATATCCTGCTCAGAGGAGGGAGCAGGAAATGCCACCTTGAGCCCTAGGATGGCTGAGGAATGTATCAGAGTCTGGAGCCACGAAGGCCTTGTGCTTACCAAGCTGCTCACCTCG GAGGAGCTGGCTCTGTGTGGCTCCAGGCTTCTGATTTTGGgctccttcctgcttctcttctgtggccttctctgctgtctcactgctgtgtgctttcacccacGCCGGGAATCCCACTGGTCTAGAACCCGGCTCTGA
- the TMEM219 gene encoding insulin-like growth factor-binding protein 3 receptor isoform X2 — translation MGSGQAGHNLHLCLAHHPPLVCATLILLLLGFSGLGLGGFLLTHRTGLRSPDIPQDWVSFLRSFGQLTLCPVNGTVTGKWHGSHVVGLLTTLNFGDGPDRNKTQTFQAMVLGSQMGLKGSPAGELVLITARVTTEKTPGTCLYFSSVLGILPSSQPPISCSEEGAGNATLSPRMAEECIRVWSHEGLVLTKLLTSV, via the exons ATGGGCAGCGGCCAGGCAGGGCACAACCTGCATCTCTGTCTGGCCCACCACCCACCTCTGGTCTGTGCCACTTTGATCCTGCTGCTGCTTGGCTTTTCTGGCCTGGGCCTTGgtggcttcctcctcacccacagGACTGGCCTGCGCAGCCCTGACATCCCCCAG GATTGGGTCTCCTTCTTGAGATCTTTTGGCCAGCTGACCCTCTGCCCCGTGAATGGGACAGTCACAGGGAAGTGGCATGGGTCTCACGTCGTGGGCTTACTGACCACCTTGAACTTCGGAGATGGTCCAGACAGGAATAAGACCCAGACATTCCAAGCCATGGTCCTGGGTAGTCAGATGGGATTGAAAG GATCTCCTGCAGGAGAGCTGGTCCTTATTACAGCCAGGGTGACCACAGAAAAGACCCCAGGAACCTGTCTATATTTTAGTTCTGTTCTAGGAATCCTGCCGTCAAGCCAACCACCCATATCCTGCTCAGAGGAGGGAGCAGGAAATGCCACCTTGAGCCCTAGGATGGCTGAGGAATGTATCAGAGTCTGGAGCCACGAAGGCCTTGTGCTTACCAAGCTGCTCACCTCG gtgTGA